The Papaver somniferum cultivar HN1 chromosome 6, ASM357369v1, whole genome shotgun sequence genome segment TATTATACTCCAATGTCAGGTTGTTTTTGATTCATAGCTTACCAATCAGACTGTAATTGATGAATTTTGGGGTTTTATCTACGCATTTTGTTAATGGGAGGGCAAAAATGGATCTGAAGAGAGAAAAAACCGTAGTCAATTTGCTATCTAGGTTCATTTAATAAATTTGTTTGACTCAAGCTAAAAATATCTTCACTGGCACACGCTCATTTCACACAATTGCAACCCAAACTCATACCTAATCAGAAATTTCAGAAGTAAAATTCTCAACAAACTTTCATTAAAATTCCTACGGTTCAATTTCCTCATTACAgtgacattttttttattataatgacATAAAGAAAAATATACCTAGATAAGTTTCCTTCATAGACGAAATCAACATaagaattttctttcctaataaGAAAAACGTCTAGATTTATGATTAGAACAAGATCCATCATGCAACCAAGAATAATTATTGATTCAACCACTGATCCAAACATTTCCATTACATGATCGGTCTCCATTGCAATTGGAGCTTTCATTACTGTGTTCCTTTCTGTTTGAATGGGAAGAATAAAACATGTTCGTTTCACCTTTTTGGATCAAAACATGAAACtggttatctttttttttattggacTGGCTATCTCAATAGAATACTTAGGTTCAAAATTTTAGGAGATAGGGATATATTAGtctcagaaaaaagaaaaaaaaaacgactcGGTGTATGAATCAACCAAGTCAGCGAGTTGACTACGCTTTTTGCGTTCCTCTAATGCATTTTTTCTCTCCCTATAACAAAAATATTATCTACCCCTCGTGTAATATTCCCTTAGTAGTATAACaaaattcatgcttcaaaaaaatcatCTTTTTCTAAATCAATTGGACTATGTCAACTAAAACAAAACGGGATATGAGCAAGTTTTATTGTGTTGAGCTAGGTGGTGATGTATTTGTTAGGACAAACAAGGAATGAGTCATGTTTATGGGTATAAGAGGTAGTGGTAATAATTGTTACATGTAGAAGGAGAGATCAAAAGTTCAGGTATATTCAAAAAAGAAACTTTGTGTTGAGAGAGAATAAAAATGGATGGAACGTTTAGTTAGAAGTTTTCTTTATGTTGTACAAgaggaagaaggtggtggtagtATTGATTATGTTGAGGTTAAAATCCTTGATGAGAATATGGTGATGAGCTTTATACGATTAAGTTAATCTgttttaacaacgatcgattcaaagtaAGATCCAgtggattgtggatctcgaggtaggcatgtcTTGTCACCAATTGAGGTTGGAATCGATAACTAACTCTCCTGTACTCATTTTTATGAGTTTTCCAAGGTCATCAGTTTGTATGTTGGCGGTTCCTCAATATTACGGGTGTGCACATCCCGACATATAGACCTATTATGTTATAGGGGTTCTTCATGTCTGCTGGTATAGAATGGCGCCGAGGCCCGAGTTTTCTTGTTAGTATTATCAACTTTATTATCTAGAGGGGATTTTAACATATGAGtgaatgcttttttttttttatcatccgAGGTTTTGGTGAATGCTTGGAATTTATTTTATACATTTCTTATAAGTACGCCTttggggatgatgtgctcatttgTTCCCTCTCCAGTTTCAGTTAACAGGTACGGTAGCGCTTGCGTAAAATGATCAATTTCATATGATTATGCTATATTTTTTCATTTGTATAAACATTGTTTGATAATCAAAcattattgtatatgtatcattgcAGAGGAAATTTATTtttttcagagagggtttagatttgaattaatcttattttataatttttattcatTAGATCTTTAATGTCTCATATCGTAGAATGTTAGTGTAGATTTCTTAGTATGTGGAATTTGAGGCATCACCCAACAATGAAGAAATGGTAAGGAAAACATGAGTGTAATTATGGTTTGTACCTTGTCGATATGAAATTTCTTCACTATCAGTGTTTCTTCATTGTGATTTACTAAAGTTTTTCTTTATCAAAAGTTAAAAGAGTTCCTCTCATCACCATATAATCATGCTCAGATAATCACAATTAGTTTTTCATCATCAACATGTCTACACTTTTGTGCATCGCAATCTCGATTCAGAAACCCGTGAATGtgtgattttggattttttttttcataaaccctaaatttgtGACAGGAAAAATTGGGGACTTTTTCCCTTTCTGTAATTTGTTAATTTTTCATTCGATATATATGTTGACCCAATTttgattcagaaaccctaattttctgatttgggattttttttcttAGTAAATCCTAATTTTATGAAATTGaggatttatttattatttatgtaATTTGTTTAATTTACATTCGATAATACGTTAACCTAATTCTTAATTGTGTAATATTATCTTTaaaactctgatttgaatcaGATCATTagatatttattttcttttgaaaccatAAATTTATGAACTGTTTGTGTAATTATGCGTTCAAATTAGGGGTTTCTGTTACAAATTATATGCTATATGTGTACATTGTATGAAGATTTTGAACAACGAAATGTATCTGTAATGTTCAACTCTAATGTGAGCAAGAAATACGTGAAGTTCCCTGCTAGGAGTTTTAGGTGGTTTTAGACTAATAAGGTTAAGTATTTTGATAATGTGAATGCTAATTCTGGAGGGTTAAAACCATTTTGTGATAAATTTCATGCTGCCTTTAACTTAGCACCAAGGAAGAACGTTAAGGTGATTTGGATTGGTAATAATAAACCAGAATATATGGTTAATGATTCTAATTGGTATGAGACGTGGGATTGGCAGTTATTGATAATGGGTATGTGAATTTATGGTGCAATGTCGGTGAACGAATTGCGCCTCTTGGTGATACGATGGATATGCTTCAAGTTCTGGGATAACAGATAAGAGAGACTCAACACCTACCAAGGTTAGAAGTAGCTCAATAAcatgcattaatttaaaatatgCTAATTCACCGGTCAGACTTGATCCAGAGATGTTTGCCACACCTAAGAAGAAATCTACATGTCCTATATCACCACATTTGATTAAAAAAAAGCCCAAACTCATTGCAAAGTCTATTGATAAAATGTACGACCTTTTAAGttaggatttttgtatcaatacGTATAGTTTATTAATACAGCAGGGTTTAAAAGGAGAAGTTGACAGGCACCGAGCCATCTTGGAGCTGCACACCAAGCGCAATTGGATCGGAACCCCACTTTTAACTATTCAAGCTAGTTTTTGACTATTATAGCTTATTTTGCACCCATTGGTAGCTCGCAGACCCATTCTTCAAAACCTGCCTCCCCTTTGGAAGTTTGAGGAGTCGAGGGCATGAGTTACTTATACTTTAAATATATATAATCCCGGTTGTTTTTAGCTAGACTTCAGACTGGAAAAGGATTTGCAGTAATCTGGTGTCGAAGGTTAATGTACCTgtcggaaagaaagggaaaaaaAGACCGTTAATGGTCGTCGAATTGCAAAAAGGTCGATGACTAGGCTTACTGACTCTAGATATTGCTTGCTGTTCTCGATCGGGGGGCAAGTCTTCTGTACTTTTCAGTTAAAAAAGAGGTTGTTAAAGTGGGATCATACTACGAGATAATCTGTTTTATACGTGTAAGCTTGGTAGCCCCCCAAATGTAAGATTCTCGTTATCTAAAATCAGCTAAAATTTCTAACACCTACATTTTGCTTTTAAAAATCGACACGTAGCAACCAGATATATTTTGTTCCTCGGGAAATATCTTTATGTTCAGGTGTATTTAAGACACGTGTTGAGTTGATTGGTAAAAAGCTAAATCAAACGGTCCGAGATCGATCAATAATATTCTGCTCTCAGCAAAGATTCTTTTTTATTTGAGATCTAAACACGTGTCTCATTGCAGAAGAAATTACTTACCCAACCACTGTTCAGCAAACGCGTGTGGACCTGTTTCAAGACTAGGGAGTATATAAACGTCCAACCACTGTCACAGGTTAACAAATTCTCAAATCGCGAAAAAATTTGTGTTCTTCATTTCAGCTCATAAAAGAGAAAGCGATGAACCAGAGATTGAAATCAATCGATTTATCAACAACATCAGGTGATACTTCATCAGGAATTCTTGATGAAAAAGTTCTCTATTTAGTCTctcaatcaatcaattgggatcCACACATACTATGTTTGATGTCATGTGTATGTCGGAAAGTAAGTGCCGTCGCGAAAAGAGTACTATGGAAGGAATTATGCATATCACGAGCACCTCGTATGGTCGAAGGAATGGCGCCGGCGAATGGTGGTTGGGACTCACTTGCTAAGATTTTATTCTACTGTTGTGGCGGGAAACCGAGTCCAAACTTCCAAGCGGAACAAGTCCTGAAAGGTCATTTCGCCATTGCTTCTCGGTTTTCAAAGACTTCTGGTCAGAGTTTCTTGATCAAAAAATGTCAAACTGATGTATTGTACATTTGCGATCCTTGTGAACATAGTACTGGTAATATTAGTGCtgctggtggtagtggtggtgttgatggtggtgctGGTAATGACGATGATTTGGGTGTATTCAGAGGGGTATTTAAAGGATTTGTGAAATCAAAAACTAGAGAGTGTTTAATCAAACGACAAATACAGTTTGAAGATCATATTCGATGTCCTTATTGTAAGTCTCGTGTTTGGAGTATGACATTGGCTAAGCTTGTACCAACGAAGAGTGCTTTGAGAAAACTTGGGTCTGTTGATGGTAGTAGGTTGGAGTATTTCGTTTGTGTGCATGGTCATTTACATGGTACATGTTGGTTAACTAGATTATCGTCTGATGATGAGGACGACGGACTGGTGGGATCGAGTAGTACTGGAAAAACGAGCTCAAGTGGTGAGGAAATTTGTGAAACGGTGATTTATTTATGAACCAACAGTTTtctcctttatttatttttttaatttttttgtttttgtttttaaaaatgtATGTGGCTAGTAGTGATAGGATTTGTTGTTTTTTGAAGTTTTTAAGGTTGATGTGGCATTCCAGATGCTGCACTCTTTAGTCTCAAATTTTGGGTTCCTGATAGTATTCCATGTAAGTTACGTTGTTTTCATTTGTAAGTTTTAGTTGTTA includes the following:
- the LOC113290578 gene encoding EID1-like F-box protein 3; the protein is MNQRLKSIDLSTTSGDTSSGILDEKVLYLVSQSINWDPHILCLMSCVCRKVSAVAKRVLWKELCISRAPRMVEGMAPANGGWDSLAKILFYCCGGKPSPNFQAEQVLKGHFAIASRFSKTSGQSFLIKKCQTDVLYICDPCEHSTGNISAAGGSGGVDGGAGNDDDLGVFRGVFKGFVKSKTRECLIKRQIQFEDHIRCPYCKSRVWSMTLAKLVPTKSALRKLGSVDGSRLEYFVCVHGHLHGTCWLTRLSSDDEDDGLVGSSSTGKTSSSGEEICETVIYL